The sequence TAGATGAGGACAGTCTTGGTGCACCAGGCCCTTGTCCTGGGTGGGACACGAAGGGGCACATTGATGAGTCTGACCTAAAACGTCTCTGGGAAAGGGCTGGAGTTCTGAGTTCTCCTTTTCCTGACCCTCTCCTTGGTTTAGCTCGGTTTGTCATTCTGAGTTAAGTGTATTTCAAGGTAACTTGGGTAACATTGGGCCATTCCTCTCCTGAGGGGCGGTGAATGAAAAACATGGATATTGGCTTGCTTGCTGGGTGTCCAGCTGCCCTCAGCGTTGCACCAGGGCACCTACAGACCGATAGGGTGCCTTCATTGCATGCCTGTACTGGCCTGCTTGACCACTGGGATTGAAGAGGGCATGAGGGGAAGAAACGGGTATTTCCAAAGGCACTCAGAAAGCTCTGGCAGGAGGAGCCAGCAGTAGGGCACTTGTCCAAATCCCAGGCTAGCATCTGATAAGGCTCCTCTTATTCTGCAGTGGATGATGGTGAATGGGACTTGCTGATTGCTCACTTCCTTGGTGTGGACCACTGTGGGCACAAACATGGACCTGACCATCCTGAAATGGCTAAGAAGCTCACTCAGATGAATGAGATGCTCAGGTGATCGGAGTGGCTGTGGGGGTTTAGCAGCTTGCCTCTTTCTTCGCCCAGACTGGTGGGGTTTTCCTCAAGTGTTTACAGACACAGAGGGCAACAGAGAACACGTATTGTGCCGGTTACCACAGAGAACGGCTTTGACCAGCGGCAGCTGGCACCCCAGCTGTGCCACAGGGCAGTGTCAGTGCATGTGTGTTCATGTTGGAGTGACAAATCCAAAGTAAGATCAGCCTGAAACTTGTTCCTGGCGACATCCCTTCTGAATTGTCTGATGCATATGTTGCCCTGGGACCTGGGTGTTCATTCTTGCTAGCTACATCTACAAGGGCTTTTGTCAGTTTGAGTGGGAAAAAAGGTTGATTCCTTGATCAGTTGGTACAGCTCTGAAGCAGCACTTAGTTTTGTTCAGCTCTTTGTGTAGGCCTCACCTCCATGGTGCACGCAGTTTGGCGGAGATACGTCCTCTCTCAGCTGTGCAACCAGGGCAgagggttggggttgaccttctTTATCCTGGTGACAGGTCCTTGGTAGATCATCTGGGAAATGACACCCTGCTTCTGGTGGCTGGGGACCATGGCATGACGGAGACTGGAGACCATGGTGGGAACAGCGAGAAAGAAGTGAATGCAGCACTGTTTGTGTACAGCAAAACACCCCTATTTGGCACCGGCCCTCCCGAGGTGAGAGGATGTTGATGCTTAGGGAATTTTAGGCTACTGCCTGAGGTGACCtccagggagaaaactgcatcCTGGGGTTACAGAGAGTAGCAGTTCGATGAGGATTGTTCAGATTGAGAGGGCCAGGGAGTCTGTCACCCTTCCTGAGAGAACAGGGGAAAGTCTGACACAGGATGCAGATAGTGTAAGTTTAAAAGATAGGAATGTGATTAACGTCAGTTTCTGTTGAACAAAATCCATCTTATTGATTAGTAAAAAAATCTGATCGCAAAAACAGACTGCAGATGGGGTGAATGCAGGTTCTGTTGGGCTGTTTCACTTCTGTAGTAAATCTTTAGCACTTGGCTTGCTGCAGGGCTGAATGAGTGACAGGGCAGACAGCTCCCCTCAGGCCTCCAGGAGAGGgttgggatggggacggggcttTACCTTCAACCTTAGAGGGCAGTGAGTGACCTGTATGTGGGGCCAGTGTTTGGAACCCATGTTCAGGCCTTTCAGCTGTGCTAAAGCAAGGCCAGGTGAGCTACCAGACAGCCTGGGTCAAATGCAGTTCCCAGAAGGCATCCTCCTCTTGCAGAGCACTCAGGGAGGAGTGAGCTGTGCCTGTGGTTTCCCCTGTATTTTTGCCCcttcctggcctccctggtgtctCCTTAGAACAGGGCTGCCTTCCCCACTGCTGGGCCTTTTCATGGGGCAGTGACAGCTGCAGGGCATCCTTCCAGATCCAGGCTAGCGGAGGGCATGACAGAGCATGGGTTTGGTGTCCCATGTGTGTGCCCAGCTGGCTGTGCCCTCTCTGGCCTGAGTGGAAAACCATGTTTTTGAGCTTTTTCCACTTTCCCGATTCCTCTGCTGTCTCTCCAGGAGCCTGAGGCCATTCCCCAGGTGAACCTGGTGCCCACTGTGGCCTTGCTGCTGGGTATGCCCATTCCCTACAGTAACATCGGGGAGGTGATGGCTGAGCTGTTCCCTGGGGATGGCGACGCTGTGTCTGCAGCCTTGCAGCAGCTTTCAGTCTATCACGTCAATGCCAAGCAGGTATGGCCGGGGTCGTCTTAGCTTCTTTTCCTGTTGTGTGGGTGGGCAACAGAAGGGCGAGACTGGCTGACAGTCATGGGGTAGTGCTAAGGGCTGAGCCATGGGGTCCTGACCGTTTTGGGAACTCGCAGCCCGCTATGCCTCATATGGGAGCTCTCAGACAAGCTCTTTGACACTGATTTATGGCAATGCTAAGCAGTACCTACTGCAGGCCTCCTTATTGAACTGGAGGGCAAGAGGAGTTGCTTTTTAAGGGCCCACCTCTTCTGTTTGGTGGGGGGTGGGACAGTGTTATCTTCATGGGGAAGTTAATTCAAAGAGTTACCTCCTTGTGGAGTTTGCTCCAGGAGAAGGCAGCGCCGCTTTCCCAAAAGAGATATGGGAGATCCAGTTTAGTACTTGGTGATGAGCACTATGGTTTAGAAAATCACTGATCTGAAAGTTGGTATGTACTTCTGGATAAGGTTTGGTCCCAGGTGATCAGTGGTGGATTTAGTCATGTGGGAAAGATGGTTCCTCAAAGGTGAGGAAAACTAGGGGCAGGTTTCATTAATGGAGATTCGAAAGTACAAATGGATGTTTTGATGCTTCTTCAATTCTGGAGGAGAAACAGTTTTagctaaaaagttattttaattcagtgataaaaggaaagcagcaatGAAGGATTAAATAAAACAAACGCTGCATAATAAGAGAGTAAAGTGGGATGGTAGAGAAGGATCGGTTTACACCTAGTGCTGCAAAATACAGAACCCCCACAGCTGAAtgatggctggctggctgggccAAGATTGTGAGTGACTGAGAATATACCAGGCATAAAAGAAGCCCAGGCAATGGAACAAGGCCGTGCACCAGGGCGTGTCTGCATGTTTTTATGGAGGGCTGTCTGGTGCAGCTCCTGGCCTGTCACAGGATCACATTTGCTGCGCATGTATTGTGTTACACAGCCTGTTTCTCATGTAAGACCCTACTTGACTTTGAGAGACCCCTGGATTGCTAGAAGCACACTCCTGGCCCAAGAATAACTCCTCTGGCCCCCAGTCAGCTTCCTGGTGTACCTGTGGGGCTTTTCAGGGAAGAAGCCAAACCAGCGTAGGCCCCGTTTTGGGTCTAGTGGCCTGGCTACAACCCCTCACATGTAGTTTGGATGCCGTTGGTGCAAGTCAGGGAAGAGCTGGAGACCATGTGATTGCTAGTGGGGAGGCAGAAGCGTTCAGCATCTCTGCTGTGTATTTATAGAGAAGAAGGGTGCTTTGTCATTGAAGGATGATAGTGTACTTTCCTGTCCATTAGTCACAACAAATATTGATCATCTGTTAGCAGTTAATATTATCCAGTCCTGCCTATTTAAATGTTTGCACTCAGTTGTCAGAGGAGGTTTCTGGCTTGATCACAATTTTGAACAAGGCATACCAGGGAGCTCATGCAAGCCTGGGAGAAAGCTAGTGGGTGTGTTTGCTGttgtgggcaggggcaggctgatTCTGCCTGTGCTCGGAGGCAACTGGAAGCCACGGGAATGTATCAGTGCAGGTCTGGGCTTGGGCGGATCTGCATCGCTGAGCAGCTGGATGTTTGCACAGGTGCTTCGCCCTGGTAATGCCCTTTACAGCTTTGGGATCATAGCTGGCTCTGTTCCTGCTGGCTTGAAGTGGAGGCAGAATGAGCTTTCCTGAGCTTATGGGACAGTGGGTTAGTGTTCTCATATTCAAAAAGGGAACAGTTTGGCCTGATTAGCTAAAAGCTGTTCAATTTGCTGTCTGCGCTCAGAAAAATATTGGAAAAGCTGACACTGGGCTCAGGTTAATAGCTAGTAGTGACTTGAACTTCTTCGGGAAGTTTGCCTCTTGTTATCCAAGGCTAATGTATACCAATGTGCGCCAGAAGTACACCTAGCAAGTTAAGAACTGGGTAGCTGAGAGGTGTAGGTGTATTTGTCAGGATGGATATGTCACTTTAGAGGTGTGTGACTTTAGCCAAATGACTATTTCCTGCTGGTCACACCTTGTGTTTGGGTGAGCAGTCCCAGGCGATACTGCCAAGGTCTATCCCAGCAGGGGTTGGCAGATCAGGGCTGTTTCCATTCTGAAGATGGCAGTGAAATTCCTTTCCCAGGGGTCCTAGTGTTGTTGTCTgaccctgtgtcccttctcctaTAGGTGGACCGCTTCCTGCGTTCCTACTCGCTGGTGGCTCAGGAcctgccagcagagcagctccagcacctGCAGGAGCTCTTCTCCGGCGCTGTGGAGGAGCACGCTCAGCTCTTGGCCCAGTTGCAGGAGGCAATGCTGGTGTCTCCGGAGCTGGAATCCAGGCTGAGAAATCTGATCGGTCGCTTCCAGCTCTACCTGCGGGAGGCACGGGCTGTGTGCACCCAGTCCTGGGCCCGCTTCCACCCCCTGCGTATGGTGGCGGGCTGCACCCTCATCGCCGCTTCCTGCTTGCTCTGTTACGTGACCTCGGAGCTGGCGACAGCGTCGGACTCTTTCTATCGCAGCTGCCTCCTGTACCCACTGCTTTGGGgcctggtggtggctgttctgctTGGGCTGGCCTGTACTTTCACCCAGGAGGGGCTGGATCTCCTCCTGGTGTCATCATGGGCAGCTGCAGTTTCTCAGGTGGCCTTCTTCTGGCGCTGGTGGGGCCGGCAGCCCAAGCGAGCCCGTTTGGCGGGCAGCCAGCCACCCTTGGCCAGCGTTGGCCTGAGGCAGCAGGTACAAGCATGGCTGGGGCTGGCCTTCCCCATGGGCATTCTCCTCTTCCGCTGTGGAGCCATGTTCTCCGATAGCTTTGTGGTGGCTGAGGCCCGAGTGGCCCCGTTCCTGTTGGCCTCCCTGGTGGTGTTGCTGATAGGGAAACTCCATTGGGATGGTCACTTGACCGTGCCAGAAGGCCCCAAGCAGCAGCTTCTTGGCTTTTCCTCTTACCGTAAAGAGAGCTGGTACCTGCTGTACCTCGTGGCCGTGCTTCTGGTCTGCGTGCGCCTCTCCGTTTTTTTCCACCAGTGCCGTGAGGAAATCCCCCAGTGCCAGCCCTCTCTTTTCCTCGCCCCCCTTGCCAGCCTGAGGAACACACGGGCCAAGAACCTCTTCTACCTCCTGTGCGTGGCCTCGCTGGTCGGGCTGGTCTGTGTGGTGCGGTGGTGGCTGCGGCACTACGGCAACCTGAACAGCTCAGACCCCGTCGTGCTCTTTGTGCGCTGGGGTTTCCCACTGGTTGCCATCTGCATTGCCTGTTATTGGGCCGTTGCCTCCAGCGCTGAGGACTCACTCGgcaagctgcaggagctggtgcagGTGGCACTTGTTGCCTTTCCGTGGGCTGTCTACGGGCTGGTGTCCGtggggctgctgctcttgctgtgcAATCCCATGACGGTGTTTGCAAAGGACACACGGGAGTCAGCAGGACCCATCGTCACCCCCTACCTGGGGGTTCCCAGCTCTGAAGTTGACTTCCTCCACGTCATCCCTCAGATCTACAGGAGGATGCAGGAGTccctgaagagccgcctggagcGGGGCAGCTGCAAGGCCACAGTTGCAGCCTACGGGCTGGGCAGCGTGTACTCAGCAGCCTTGGTCATAGCACTTACCCTGCTGGGcttcctcttgctgcttctgcacagTGAGCGGCTGAGTCTTGccttcctgctcctctttctGGAGGCCTTCATGCTGCTGCACATCCACAGCCGTGCCAGAAGCCTTGCTGGAGATGCTGGTGAGTCAACGCTCAGCAAAGCATCCTCTGGATGTGTGTTAGGCTGTGGCCTGGGCTTTGTCTTCAGTGGCCTCTTCTTATTCCCATTGGGAGAGGCAGGGCCCAGTTTCTGCTCCCAGGGAATGGGCGTGCACTGGTTTTCGCTCCTGTGTTTTACAAGAGCTGCTTAAATCCCCTGATAGAAGATGCACAtgcagcagggatgcagcatgggaggaggaagaggaggtcctTGTGTCAGGGAAGGGGGTTCTTCACCCATCGCTGCTCCCCAGGGTGCGAGCAGCCACCAAACCCCATCGCTGCTGGCAGAGCCccgggagcagggcagagcatgGAAGGGATGCCTGGCCACTCACCGTTCCCTGTGCTGGGAGCCTGACTAGTTTCTGTCtcagaagagagagggaaggaaacctGGAAGGAAACACAATATGCTTTTTTGGACTGTCGATCTCTCTCGATCCTCAATGCTgatatctctttctctctctctctctctctctctctctctctgcctctctgcctctctgtctctgtctctctctctcagagcCTTTTTCAGTGCCCTGGCATGCAGTCATCTCCTGGCTCCTTGCTGCTTCCCAGTTCTTCTATTCCACAGGCCACCAGCCCATCTTCCCAGCCATCCATTGGAACGCAGCCTTTGTGGGCTTCCACCTTGACCACAGCACAAACCTCCTGCCCGCTGTCCTGGTGGGCGCCAACACGTTTGCCTCCCATATCCTCTTTGCAGGTAAATCAATTTCTTCCTGGGCTGCGAAGCCTCAGCAGGCACAGCTCCCTGCTCTGTCTGGTCTGGAGGCCTGCAGGCTTAGCAGAAGGTGATGGAGGCTCTAGCACCAGCTGAACAGCAGCATCTTCACTGTCCCCTCCAGGGGCCACAGAGCTGCCCATGGTCTGCAGCCTCCGTGAAGTTGTGCCTGACGAGCAAACTGGAGCTGGCACATATGCTTCCTGCACGCCCAGGGCGCGATGGCAGAGCCCACGCTGCTCCTCACCTCTAGGCTCCCAGTAACTTCCTGTGCCTTTGTCCTCGAGGTAGTCGgctgccctctgctcctgctttggCCCTTTGTGTGTGAGACGCCCAGCTCACAGAAGAGGAAGCCCAAGAATGAGCCCCGGGAGGAGCTGCATAAAGAAGAGGAGCACATGATGGAGATGAGGCTGCGGGAGTCCCCGGAGAggttctctgctgctctgctgcagctgggcctgAAGTACCTCTTCGTCCTCGGGATGCAGGTATTGGCAGATGCAGATGGCTGTAGGGAAGGCTGTCCAAGAGGAGAATGGTGTGTTATCAGAGCCCCAAGGCACCTTGACATGAGGAAGGGGTCAGCCAGGGCAGAGACGGGCCCAGGGTTGATATGTCTGGTTGCAGGGGAAGGTCAGCTGCACAGGCCCTCTTCTCAGCACTGCCATTTGCTCTTTGCTTTGGGAAAGGCTCCAACAGGGAAGCAGCAATACAGATTAGGCTGCTTTTCATATCCACCTTTGCAGAGTGGGAGCATCTGTTCAGAAGCTGCAGGGTTATAATCCTGCTTCCCCTCTTTCTGACCATGCATATCCATTTGCACTGGCTCTGGTTCTCATTTGATCCAACGTTGTGGTGATGTAGGGAGCTGAACAGCAGAAAACTTATcccatgaaagaaatgaaaagctttctgGGGTTTAGCCCATCAAATCATCTCTCTGTGTGCAAGGGAAGGGGCAAGCCCTTACAACAGGAGAACAGCAACACCCCTCTCAGTGAGCTGTTAAGTCAGCTTATCCACAGTGTGAGTCCTCCCCTGTGCTGTCCTGGACTGGCCCTTTTCTTGGAGGGCCTGTATGTGTCACAGGCTGTTTGTCTTTCCTGGTTTGAGGCCACAATGGAAGAGTATCCTCTCTGGGATGCATATTTCTGATGTGTACTGTACTAGCCCCTCAGGTGTGCATGGTTTAGCACCAGTTTCCAATGTGCATCCATTGCCCAGGAGGTCTCTCCAGAGTCGCTTGTAACTTGTTTTTCCTGGTCTCCCCCACAGCTTCTGGCCTGTGTTTGTGCAGCTATGATCCTCAGGAGGCATCTCATGGTCTGGAAGGTCTTTGCCCCAAAGTAAGTCCCAGGAGTTGCTCTAATGCTGGATTAGGGCTCTTGTGCCCAAGCTCTCAACTGGTGTGTGTAGACAATAAGGCCAGAGGGGTGTGATCATTCTTGTAAGACTTCCTACCTAGCAGAGGCTATAGGACTGTCCTGAATTAATTCCAGCTTTGAGTCTAGAAGCTGATCTTGAACTAAagcaaagaaattttttcttgtcttgatttgTGAGGACATGCAGAGCCTACCATGTACCTGGTAGGCTGTCTGAGTGGGAATAGCCATAGGACCGTGGGATCCCCAGACTGGCCAGAATGGTCCTGCCAGGCAGGGGCAATGAGTGGGAGAATATTCAGGGCAGGGAGCCAAATATAGAGCTACCAGACCAGAAATGAGAAGCTAGTAGGCATGGGCTAGTAGGAGCATGGGAAGTCCTTGGGCTCTTAAAGTTTCCAAATCCCTCCTAGCTGTCTTCCTGAATGCCCTCTAGATCAGTAACTGGAAGGAAGGAACTTGAAGCCTGCTGGGCTTCCAGGTTGCAGGTAGCATCCACTGCTGGGGGGTGAATGTAATCAGGTTTTAGGATCTGGGATCCTCTTGCTGTCAGGAAAGTCATTCCGCTGGGAGTGAGGGTAACAGCTTGTCTTTGCAGGCATGCTGGCTGTGATACCTCACTGTGTCTGTTGTGCCCACAGGTTCCTCTTTGAAGCACTGGGCTTCATGGTCAGCAGCATCTGCCTCCTGCTGGGGATCTCCCTGGTGATGCGTGTGGACTGTGCGGTCAGTACCTGGTTCAGCCAGCTTCAGCTCAGGTAGCGTTGGAGATGTGGGGAGCCTGTCCTGCTCATCGGCCGAGGCTGTGGTTGTTGTCTCCCTGCCTCCCGGGGCCTGGAGGGATCCTAGAGCCACCAGCAACGAGTGCCTGTCGACAGCAGTCAGGGATTatccccagctcccagcctcaaGCACTGCACAAAAGGACTGTTGCCAGCTGTTCCCTGCTCTTTGCGATGCTCTGCGGGGAGCATGTTTCTCAGCAGTTGGAGTTAGAGCTCTTGTTGGGCATTTGTTAGCAGCAGAGGAGTCTGCTGCAGGAGGCCAAGAAGCAAGAGTCCTGAAGTGCTCCTCTGGAGAAGCGCCAGCAAGGGGTCTTGCTGCTACTTTCCTGACAAGTCTGCCCACTGTGCAGCTGGTAGGCTTCAGCAGCTGGCGTGCTGCCCGGGATGTGTTACCTTGCTAAGACAGTGACCTGCTGGAAGGGGCGCCtgctgaggaggggagggaagggaggagagggaaggctcCAACTCAGCCCTGTCACTGGGTCCTGCAGCCATcgcctcttctctcttccttgcgCGCTTAGTTTTCATGCTTGAATCAAAGTGCACATGATCATATATGTACAGTAGTCCGTTGGGGCTCAgtggcagctgctctgctccagctgtaGAGTCAGTTGGTTGCTCTGCGGTAAGCCGTGCTCACTACCATTTTGGTCTTTCTCAACCCTGCTGAAGGGCCCTGTTGGGCCGAGGGGGCCAGGTTGGGTTGTCTCATACAGTGTGAAACAGGCTCAGCTTGTTGGAAGGGTGACAGCAGAGAACTGTGTCTGTGACTGAGAACCCCTGCACGAGTGGGCTCTGCCTGTTGGCTATCCACACAGACTGGCTATAGCAGTCAGGGTTCCCGATCTCTGCCTGAGCTTGTTGCGGTGGGATGCTGGCTGTTGATTGGGAACAGCTGAATTGCAGCAGGATGTGGTGATGGAGCATTTGACCCATTTCCATATTGGCTAATGTCAGGAGGAAAGGGGAGCCTAGAATAGCTGTCCTAACTCTGCAGGAGTAGCTTTGGTGTGGGCACTGGTGCCTGGGGAGAGCTGCTTGAAAGCCCTTAGGAAGGGATAACTTTTCTGCAAGGTGATCTAACCCATTGGTATCTACATGTGCGCCTGAGGTTATGTCACCTTGAAAGGATCCCCGGCACTGCAGATTATAGCATTTGTGATCCAATATATGGTGCTTCTCTCCCTCTTGACCGTGGTGTTCTGCATGGGACTCTGTGCTGCAAGTGAGCTATCATAATTCTGCTCTTGACTGCTTGCAGTCAGGAGGGGTTGTATTCCTTTCTTTATGTGCAGAGGTAAAGGATGGTGACCACGGTGCCTGGCCACATTCCAGTCAAATTGCCCCTGCAGTTTCGATGGGAGTTGGGATTCCTTACTCCCTGCCCTGAACCACTGTGTGGCGTTATTTGGTGCTATGATACTTTCATCTCTTTCCCTGGTGGAGGGCACATTACCTGCACTGTGTGGTGGGGCCACTCTCTGCCCTGACAGACCTGAGGACCGCATGCTTGGGATTGCTGCTTTGAGTTTTGTTCCCAGTCCCTGTTTGAGTTTTGACTCGTGGACCGTGACTGCCTCCGAGCTCCTCGTTGCTTGCATAACTCCAGGCTCTTCCTCGCCTCTGCCCTGAAGAGTCTTGGGGAAGGCTGTGGAAAGTGTCTCTTGAAGGCAGGTTTATTTCTATATTTAGCCTCTATGGGAGGGTAACACTAGCCCAGGTGTTAGGGTGCAATTCCAGGGAGGCTTAAACTGATCAAATCTCGGGCTTCCATTGCTTGGCCACCTTCTGGCCTGCTGGCTGTGCTCTCCCACCACTGCCTTGCGTCTCCCCTGCCCTATGGGCCTCTCTCGCTTAATTTAACTGACAAAACCAGGGATTAGTTTGTAGCTGGCTTGACTCCCTCAGCTGGCTCACTGCCCAGTTCCGTGAACACCAGTGCTGGTGCAAGGAAGCAGGGAGGAGCATGTAtttgggagctgtggcagcccACACTGAGATTGGCTTAAGCAATCCTGCCTTTAAAATGGGTTATATGCTCTATCTTGGGTCTCCCTAGTGGCCAGATGGTTCTCAGGTACTGAGTGGGGCCATGCTGATGAGTGAGGGGTGCACTCGCATGTAGAGAAGGAAAGGGTTGGAGGCAGCAGCTATCCAGTGATTTTTGATTTGACATGAAAAGGTAAGTCCAGATAACACATGTTGCTAACCCCCAAGGCTGCGGCCCAAATAGGTCTTATAGTAAGCTCACAACGTGGTCAGGAGCTTGCTGCCTGAATGTATTTGTGCTGGCAGAAATCCTTATGATCGCTAATACTGTGATGCTGGCCCGTGACATTCCTGCTGCTGCCACCTAGGCCCTTGGGCTGTGTTCTCTCCCATCTCTGGGACTAGTTCCTCTTTCAGGGGCTGCTGTCATGCTGCTGAACCTTTCTGCGCCCTTTCTGTGTGGTCAGAGCGCTCAGCAAGCACACGGGCATCCTCTTCCCGGGTCTCCGTTCTCCCCCTGGAGACGTCGCCCCTCCACGTTCCTGGCTGGGCCGTGGGCTCACAGCCCAGggaggctggggcagagcagagaaCAAAGCTCCAGCTCCATAAAACGTGCACCCATATGTCACCAGAGACTTATTAGGCAGTGTTGAAGACTTATTAGGCAGTGTTGAGTCCCCACTGCAGAATACAAATTCTGCCTCTCAAAGTCAAAATTAGCACTATTTTTTAGCCATGTCATGTTCTAGTAGATCTGAGCCCAGGCTGAAAAGCTGCAGGCCTCTTTGGGGACTTCAGACACATCGTTCTGCCTATTGATGCCTACATCTCCTCTCCAGAAATACGGAAATCTTGTTCCCTTGATGCCATCATAGGGGTCTAGGGACACAGGTTCTTACTTCAGCTGGATTTGTTACTACTGCAGTCGTGCCAAGGAGATAGGACTGGCCACTTATTGTGCTAGCTACTCTGCCAAGGGAGCCTAGCTGCTACACCAAAGAATTTAGATCCAAGAAGGCAAACTGTCCAAGGGCTGGAGATGCTCTTGCTTTCTTTCATTGACATTTTTAGTCTTTACCAGGCAGCCCTGAACTGAGCTCAAGCTGAACGTTTGACTGCTGTTCTTCTGAGTGTGCTGAGGATGACAAAGTTAATGTTTGTGCAAGGCTTGATGACCTTGGAAGCATGACATGCTGCTGATATGAAAACAGAAGTGGCTGTGCTTGTTGATTTTAAAACCCCAAGGAGCGTACAGTGGAAGGTGCCCCTGGGGCCAAACCAGCTCCTAGCCACTTTAGTAAACCTGGGGTGCAGGGGAGAAGGCTCTGTCTTGCATTCCCCCATTCAGGTTGTCACCAGAACCTGCTGGTTCTCCCTTGGGACTGAAGCACCCTAGTGAGAGCTGCACAATCTAACGCAGTCCTGgcctcccttccctgcctgctaGCAGCCACCTCCCCAGCGCAGGCACCCGCCAGGAGGAGGGTCACGCTGCTCCCTGAGCAAATGCAGGCTGGATGCCCTTGGAGGTGAGTGGGGAAGGCAGGATTAGAGGAGGCCAGGACTCGCGGGTAGAATCCAGTCTCATGCTTATCTCTAGTGGTGGCACAGTTCAGAGCCAAACCAGCCCTGGAGGCAGATGCTCCAAGGGGTTGGTTTCTCGTCGGTGTGTCCTTTATGTAAATGTGACATGAGAGGTGGCACCCTCAGTGCGCTCGGCAGAGGGGTTTCCATCCTGAGGTTTCTGACTGTTGCTGCTCTTCTTGCTTCTGTGAGCATTGTGTGCGCGCTCCTCAGCAGTGGCTCCTGCCCAGCACCGAGGAGGGCCCTGTCTGTCTATGCAGGAGGAAACCTCCCCTGAGATCCTTCCCTGGTGCCAGGCCAGGAGTGGGACAGTATGTATCTTGGTCCTGGCATGGGGGAGCGGTGGAATCGTTTGTGTCTAGCTTGCGCTGCCTGGAAAATGTCAACAGAAACCCACTACCACTGTGAAAGGTTGGGCTTCTTTGGAGCCTGTCCCTGCCCTGATCCCCGGGCAGCTGCCTGGCGTGGGGCTGGCGTGGAGCTGCTGCCTGTGGGGCAACGCCAAGAGATGACACTGCTTCAGACAAGTCAAACTTGGTGTGCTTCAGTTCCCAGCAATTAGCATCTGTTTGCATGTCCTTCTCTTCATCCCATCTCTGTTTATTCTTCCCTGAATGTTTCAGACCGTTTTTTTACTCCAGGGAATAGTCATGTTTTTAGCGTACCTGTCTCCCCTTGCCCTTGGGGAGCAGCGTGGGCAGCATTCaagga comes from Struthio camelus isolate bStrCam1 chromosome Z, bStrCam1.hap1, whole genome shotgun sequence and encodes:
- the LOC138060859 gene encoding GPI ethanolamine phosphate transferase 3-like isoform X1, with product MPRDESPRATRAAALEEELWAETNWPESGLSLESGFVRAVGGSGAARRVRNGAERRMQRWPVLLFLAWVCFLFFAGIGLFMSGFLLTRIELANSSSCSDPLTPPPWDRQSLPPGSCWMPQRFSKAVLVIIDALRFEFAWFNPANVSPLPYENKLSFLHHLATSQPRHARLYRFRADPPTATMQRIKGLTTGSLPTFIDVGSNFATYAIQEDNLLAQLVQNGRRVVFMGDDTWEGLFPNKFFRSYFFPSFNVKDLHTVDDGILQHLYPTVDDGEWDLLIAHFLGVDHCGHKHGPDHPEMAKKLTQMNEMLRSLVDHLGNDTLLLVAGDHGMTETGDHGGNSEKEVNAALFVYSKTPLFGTGPPEEPEAIPQVNLVPTVALLLGMPIPYSNIGEVMAELFPGDGDAVSAALQQLSVYHVNAKQVDRFLRSYSLVAQDLPAEQLQHLQELFSGAVEEHAQLLAQLQEAMLVSPELESRLRNLIGRFQLYLREARAVCTQSWARFHPLRMVAGCTLIAASCLLCYVTSELATASDSFYRSCLLYPLLWGLVVAVLLGLACTFTQEGLDLLLVSSWAAAVSQVAFFWRWWGRQPKRARLAGSQPPLASVGLRQQVQAWLGLAFPMGILLFRCGAMFSDSFVVAEARVAPFLLASLVVLLIGKLHWDGHLTVPEGPKQQLLGFSSYRKESWYLLYLVAVLLVCVRLSVFFHQCREEIPQCQPSLFLAPLASLRNTRAKNLFYLLCVASLVGLVCVVRWWLRHYGNLNSSDPVVLFVRWGFPLVAICIACYWAVASSAEDSLGKLQELVQVALVAFPWAVYGLVSVGLLLLLCNPMTVFAKDTRESAGPIVTPYLGVPSSEVDFLHVIPQIYRRMQESLKSRLERGSCKATVAAYGLGSVYSAALVIALTLLGFLLLLLHSERLSLAFLLLFLEAFMLLHIHSRARSLAGDAEPFSVPWHAVISWLLAASQFFYSTGHQPIFPAIHWNAAFVGFHLDHSTNLLPAVLVGANTFASHILFAVGCPLLLLWPFVCETPSSQKRKPKNEPREELHKEEEHMMEMRLRESPERFSAALLQLGLKYLFVLGMQLLACVCAAMILRRHLMVWKVFAPKFLFEALGFMVSSICLLLGISLVMRVDCAVSTWFSQLQLR
- the LOC138060859 gene encoding GPI ethanolamine phosphate transferase 3-like isoform X3, with amino-acid sequence MPRDESPRATRAAALEEELWAETNWPESGLSLESGFVRAVGGSGAARRVRNGAERRMQRWPVLLFLAWVCFLFFAGIGLFMSGFLLTRIELANSSSCSDPLTPPPWDRQSLPPGSCWMPQRFSKAVLVIIDALRFEFAWFNPANVSPLPYENKLSFLHHLATSQPRHARLYRFRADPPTATMQRIKGLTTGSLPTFIDVGSNFATYAIQEDNLLAQLVQNGRRVVFMGDDTWEGLFPNKFFRSYFFPSFNVKDLHTVDDGILQHLYPTVDDGEWDLLIAHFLGVDHCGHKHGPDHPEMAKKLTQMNEMLRSLVDHLGNDTLLLVAGDHGMTETGDHGGNSEKEVNAALFVYSKTPLFGTGPPEEPEAIPQVNLVPTVALLLGMPIPYSNIGEVMAELFPGDGDAVSAALQQLSVYHVNAKQVDRFLRSYSLVAQDLPAEQLQHLQELFSGAVEEHAQLLAQLQEAMLVSPELESRLRNLIGRFQLYLREARAVCTQSWARFHPLRMVAGCTLIAASCLLCYVTSELATASDSFYRSCLLYPLLWGLVVAVLLGLACTFTQEGLDLLLVSSWAAAVSQVAFFWRWWGRQPKRARLAGSQPPLASVGLRQQVQAWLGLAFPMGILLFRCGAMFSDSFVVAEARVAPFLLASLVVLLIGKLHWDGHLTVPEGPKQQLLGFSSYRKESWYLLYLVAVLLVCVRLSVFFHQCREEIPQCQPSLFLAPLASLRNTRAKNLFYLLCVASLVGLVCVVRWWLRHYGNLNSSDPVVLFVRWGFPLVAICIACYWAVASSAEDSLGKLQELVQVALVAFPWAVYGLVSVGLLLLLCNPMTVFAKDTRESAGPIVTPYLGVPSSEVDFLHVIPQIYRRMQESLKSRLERGSCKATVAAYGLGSVYSAALVIALTLLGFLLLLLHSERLSLAFLLLFLEAFMLLHIHSRARSLAGDAEPFSVPWHAVISWLLAASQFFYSTGHQPIFPAIHWNAAFVGFHLDHSTNLLPAVLVGANTFASHILFAGATELPMVCSLREVVPDEQTGAGTYASCTPRARWQSPRCSSPLGSQ